In the Ranitomeya imitator isolate aRanImi1 chromosome 2, aRanImi1.pri, whole genome shotgun sequence genome, tagataagttccttggggggtctagtttccaaaatggggtcacttgtggggggtttctactgtttaggcacatcaggggctctgcaaacgcaatgtgacgcccgcagagcattccatcaaagtctgcatttcaaaacgtcactacttcaattccaagccccggcatgtgcccaaacagtagtttacccccacatatggggtatcaccgtactcaggagaaactggacaacaaatattggggtcaaatttctcctgttacccttgggaaaattaaaaaattttgggctaaataattatttttgaggaaagaaaacgtatttattattttcacggctctgcattataaacttctatgaagcacttgggggttcaaagtgctcaccacacatctagataagttcctttgggggtctagtttccaaaatggggtcacttgtggggggtttctactgttaagccacatcagcggctctgcaaacgcaacgtgacgcccacagagcattccatcaaagtctgcatttcaaaacgtcactacttcacttccgagccccggcatgttcccaaacagtgatttacccccacatatggggtatctgcgtactcaggagaaactggacaacaacttttggggtcaaatttctcctgttacccttgggaaaataaaaaattgcagactaaaagatcatttttgagaaaatatttttttatttttattttcatggctctgcgttataaacttctgtgaagcacttgggggttcaaagtcctcaccacacatctagattagttcctttgggggtctagtttccaaaatggtgtcatttctgggggatctccaatgtttaggcacacaggggctctccaaacgtgacatggtgtccgctaatgattggagctaattttccatttaaaaagccaaatggcgtgccatccattccgagccctgccgtgcgcccaaacagtggtttacccccacatatggggtatcagcgtactcaggacaaactggacaacaatatttggggtccaatttctcctattatccttggcaaaataggaaattccaggctaaaaaatcatttttgaggaaagaaaaattattttttattttcatggctctgcgttataaacttatgtgaagcacctgggggtttaaagtgctcactaggcatctaaataagttccttggggggggtctagtttccaaaatggggtcacttgtgggggagcgccaatgtttaggcacacaggagctatccaaacgcgacatggtgtccgctaacgatggaaataatttttcattcaaaaagtcaaatggcgctccttcccttccgagccttaccatgtgcccaaacagtggtttacccacacatgtgaggtattggtgtactcaggagaaattgcccaacacattttaggatccattttatcctgttgcccatgtgaaaatgaaaaaattgaggctaaaagaatttttttgtgaaaaaaagtactttttcatttttacggatcaatttgtgaagcacctgggggttcaaagtgctcactatgcatctagataagttccttggggcgtctagtttccaaaatggggtcacttgtgggggagctccaatttttaggcacacgggggctctccaaacgtgacatggtgtccgctaaagagtggagccaatttttgattcaaaaagtcaaatggcgctcttcccttccaagccctgccgtgcgcccaaacagtggtttacccccacatatgaggtatcagcgtactcaggacaaattggacaacaactttcgtggttcagcttctccttttaccattgggaaaataaaaaaattgttgctaaaagataatttttgtgactaaaaagttaaatgttcattttttccttccatgttgcttctgctgctgtgaagcacctgaagggttaataaacttcttgaatgtggttttgagtaccttgaggggtgcagtttttagaatggtgtcacttttgggtattttcagccatatagacccctcaaactgacttcaaatgtgaggtggtccctaaaaaaaatggttttgtaaatttcgttgtaaaaatgacaaatcgctggtcaaattttaacccttataacttcctaacaaaaaacaattttgtttccaaaattgtgctgatgtaaagtaaacatgtgggaaatgttatttattaactattttgtgtcacatatctctctggtttaacagaataaaaattctgaagcccaatatgtcacgaaaaaacaatctcagatccgttgaagcgttcctgagttattacctcataaagggacactggtcagaattgcaaaaaacggcaaggtctttaaggtaaaaataggctgggtcatgaaggggttaatgtgatagAAAATATTGGCCTTTACGATAGTTTACAATTGCTAAGAGCCACTGAGACCTCTAATTACCCCAAAGAGGTTTTACCATTAGTTACTCTTTTTTTATATACTGAAAAAGACTGTTCAGCTTGACtatttcagtagatgtgttattgtctatagtcacagttttgcCAATCATCCTTTatcttcttttaacccctttacatcTGGACTTACACACTGCTAGGCTTGGGCCACATTGATACTTTCTTTCCTAGTATGAGATGGCatgaagaatagtcaggtagtctGGCCACAACCAGAAGGGAAGATAAAACAtagaatcagaagacacaagagtagtcagaaAACAGGCcggggtcacaacaggaaacaaatacacaagctgggAGCTGGGTATAGAGGACTGAACCTGAGGAGAACAAGCCTGTATCTCACAGCTTCCGGCAATATGTTTCAAGCTTTATTAGGGTGTGGTGCTTTCCAGTGGGGCAGATTACTCTAGCTGGACAGCGTACACACCCAAACTGCTAGAATGAATGGTACCTCTGCCAGAATGGATAGTATCACAGGTTGCAGGCACCTTCTGTACAGAGTCTGCGCCccccagagcttctggttctgatGTCTCCTCCATTACGTGCGCCGCCTACAGAATGAATAAGCAGACGTCCTAGGAGCTGATCCCAGAGAAGATCGGACACAGCATTTGTAGAATCCCTAATATGACAAAATGtcagaaaaccagagcagtagaaatccccataaagtgactcCGTTTTGGACAgtataaccctcagtgaattaatctGTAGGAGTAGtcactattttgactccacagccactttccggTAACTAGTGCTCAGTTGATGTTGAAGAGTTATACATTGAAAATATACAAtattattacccaacacatagttcccagattgtgctccagaagACACATGCACTATAAATTAAGTGTgttcttctcactatagtaatgccaaatacatggatgctaaatgtggtttgggcacactgcaagactcagaagcgaGGAGGaaatttgactttgggagagctGATTTTGCTAGATTGGTTTATGGAAGCGTTGTTGCTTTTCAAGCCAGTAATAATGtagaaacctctgtttttccattgacagatgatggacctgagtggggacttgttttttttataAGATGAGTAGAACTTTTCATTTGTATTATTTTTGTCTACATAACATTGTTTGGTGGCTTgttttattccatatttgggagGCAGTATGAACAAAGAGTTGAACACCACTCTCCACTCGTTCATGCCATGAGGTTTTCTATTAGATTATgaactgttttttttggggggtgaataattcaaatttttttttttacataacttgccatttctccttcgcctcattgaggGACTCTGGGCCATGTGTgtaatgctgctgccactaggaagcTGCCACTAAGTAGACACAAAAAGAATATCTCCTCCTCGCAGTATACACCGCACACACTGACTCCAGCTGAACCAGTTCAagtttagtgtcagtaggaggcatATGTGTTCTGATCTTCAGACCACATCTATagctttcttattttatttttatttttatcttcaaCATCTTcaaagtattagggtatgtgcacacgatgcggatttgctgcggatccgcagcggattttgccacgcagaaacgctgcagatctgcactgtgatgtacagtacaatgttagttaatgggaaaaaaaagctgtgcacatggtgcggaaaaatcagtgcggaattgctgcagatttcaaagaagtgcaagtcacttttgtgcggatctgcagcgtttctgcacccctccatattaaaattccgcagtggcgaaaaccgcagaaaatccgcagcaattccgcatatAAACCGTGCAAAATGTGCATAAAAACCACTGTAAAtctgcggctgcggattctgctaggggctgcggattttgtgcagaaaattctgccgtCTTTTCTTACGTGTGGACATAGCCTTACAGGGGCGACGTATCCCTTGAGGGCTCCGCTCTTCCCAAACCTACAACAGGCGGGAACGTGAAGTGTCGCATCCACGTACCCCCTCCTGCATCGTTTTCTACGGCATGCTTGAGATTTTTTAGGGGAGACAGTTCCCTTCAGGGCACCGTTCTCCCTACACCTACAACAGATGggaacatggagtgtcacctccatgtactCCCCTCTGCATCCAGTCCCTTTCCGCTTTTAGTGCCAGACCAACTACCCTGACCCATCCTCAGGGAGTTAACCTCTTGGATGCTCTTATGGCATCCGTGCGGCCCCCACTGCATCGCCACTAAAAGAACAGTGgcgaaggaaggaaggcggagggtaCCTCTATTCCTCTTTGTCAAAGGGATCGTGGATGGAGGGCTCCCTGCACCGTCCAAGCTGAAGCTGACCTGTACGGCAGGATCGCTTCCACAGTCCAGGTCCTGTGCTGCGGCAGGTCCATACCGGGATGCACACAGCCGGTAAGTGTGGGTCCGAGATGTGGTACAGCGTGTGCGATGGCATCGGTGGAGCGCTCCTGCCACAGCAATTTAAGTGTTATCACCATGGTCTCCCCTTTCCCTTGGGCGCTTTCCAGCCGGCGTACAAAATTTAGGCCACAACATGAAACGCCACCCCATTTTGACATCACGGCACCATATCCGCCCTCTTGGCGCGTCTTGCACATGGCGAGACTTCCCCGTGCAATTATCGGCGGCCATCTTTCCCCACCAGCCACATACCCACACGTGAAGCCTGGTCACACACGGTTGCACTCCCAATGGTCCCTCTGTAATTCAGACAGTGGACTCTTGCAATAGGCCGGCTCCCTTCTCGTACAGCGTGCCTGTACCTCAACGGGAGGACCGCTCACTAAGGGCACCCAGATCGGGGTAAGATCTCTGGGCTGCGCCATATACAACTCATTAGCCCTTCTCTGTAATAGTCACTGGGCCTTACAACACACTATCATCCCTATTGGAGCATATCCGCGGAATCAGGGACATTCTGGGGTATACCATGTCACTCTCTAAGACATCCAAAAAAGGCTAACAAAACATAGTGCTTTTCACCTCTTGTACCACCTGCCAGTCTGCGTTACCACGGAGACAGAGTACGCCACTCTGCAAGGCCTGTGATCCCTAGTGCACACAGGAGCCTTCCACCGCCACCAAACCCAGTgtacctagtccccctgagtgggctttgtcactgtCACAGTCCATGGTTTCTCTGACTAAAGCAATTAGTCCCTTCAAGATCCCGCCACGGGTCGGTGTATTTGCCTGTCTTAGAAGGTTCTTCTACCTCACAGGAACCATCAGCCAGCAGGGTCTGTTCTCAGTCAAAAAATCCACAAGCATCTAGGAAACGGATCCAAAGCACGTCTCCCAGATCCTCTCGCACCTCGGCACCCATGAGCTCTGTttcccgctccccctcacccgggGTTCGTAGTAATCAGGACTCTGAGTCCGATACCGATATGCCGCTTGATCTAGATTCTCCAGATTATCAGGCGAAGGTGGATAGTATCATTGGGGCCGTCAACCAGACTTTGAAGATTGACAAGGACTCTAATTCCATCCTGGATCACAAGGTGTTCTTCACGAGGACCAAATGCGCTCATAGGGTTTTTTCCAACCATCCCGAATTTCAGGACATAGTTTGGCAGCATAGGGAGCGACCGGACAAACTCTTCGCATGTCAAAAGCCGCTGGAAGCGAGTTATCCATTTTCATTGGACCTGTGGAAGGAATGGGACGAATCTCCTCCATTTGACCCACTGGTATCGTGCCTGTCCACCAAAACCCTCTAATCCTTGCCAGATGGTTCTTCCATAAAAGATCCCATGAACCATCAGAGAATCTTGCCTGTTCAGTTTTTGAAGCGTCGGGCTTGGCACTCTCTCCCTCTTTTGCTGCAAAATTGGTAGCTAAAGCTCTGGTCTCTTGGGCAGATACCCTGACCAGAATCATTCAGGATAGTGAACATCCCTTGTAGGCAATGGATCTGGCAAACCAGATCTCCTTAGCCCGGGACTATTTGGTGCATGCTTCCCTGGACTCAGCTAACTGTGCCACTCTTGCGGCTGCAAACGCCATCTCCATTAGACAAGCATTGTGGCTCAGGGAATGGCGAGCGGACTCTGCCTCTAAAAAAATCCCTAACATCTTGCCTTTCCAGAGTGGTCATTATCTCGGACACCACAGGAGGAAAAAGTAAATTCCTCTCCAGCAGAGGACTAGATCTCCATTTTGTCTGCAACAGCAGACGCGTTTCCTATCCTTTCACAGCAATCCCGTTTTGTCCAATACAGCTACCTCTTCTGGTTCGGGGCACTCCTCCCGTGGAGACAGGGGTCCCCAGGTTTCATACACGTCCAATCAGTTGTGGAAGAACCGTCCCAAACAATTCAGATCTAAGGGAGCCAGATCCCATAGATTCTCAGCGTAATAACTCGAGGCATTACCTAGTCAACACCAGCAGAGTAGGCGGCCGTCTACTCCTATTTTGCCATACCTGGCTCTCCGTTGTTCACAATGAATGGGTCAGGGACCTGGTGTCTTCCGGTTACACAATATAATTTTCTTCCCACCCTTCAGCATGGTTTTTCCCCCTCTTGTCCCCCCAAAACAGAGGCACGGTCCTTCTACCAAGCCATCGATTGTCTACGCCAAAACTGAGTCATTATTTTGGTTCCAGAAAATGAGAAGTTCGCGGAATTCTTCTCTAACTTATTCGTGGTTCTGAAGAAGGTCAGGTCGGTGCTGCCCATTCTGGACCTGAAGCTCCTAAACAAGTTTTTCaaagtccggcacttcaggatggaatccctccgttcTGTCATCACTTCAATGGAGAAAGGGGAGTTCCTGGAAGCCGTCGACATCCGGGATGCTTACCTGCATATcccgatttatttttttttattttctattttttttatctcCCCAAAGGTTTCTGCGCTTTGCCGTCCTTGAGGAACATTTCCAATTTACAACTTTGCCATTTGGCCTTGCCACCGctcccagagtgttcacaaaggtcTTGGCAGTCATGTCGATTCTGCACTCTCTGGGGGGTCATTCTGCCATACCAAGATGACCTCCTAGTCAAGGGCCCATCTTTCCAAGCATGGGCGGATGGTGTCCGTATCACTTCAGACACTTTCTCACCTGGGTTGGCTGATAAACTTAAACAAATCTTACCCTGTTCCAGATCAGCAGAATGACCCTGGACACCTCCCGAGGGTTGGCAATTCTCACTCAAGACAAGGTCTTAGCCCTTCAGCAGGAAGCCCGGGCACTTTGTCGCCCACGTCATCACTCCAACTGATTCAGCATGGGGGTCCTGGGAAAGATGGTAGCAACAATGGAAGCTGTTCCTTTCACCCAGTTGCATCTTTGGCCTCTACAGCATGCACTTCTAGCAGCCTTGGACAGGAACCCATTCTCTCTCGACTGGCTATGCCGCTTGTCCCCGCGAGTCAAGCAGGCGCTCAGGTGGTGGATGTGGCGGTCATCCCTCACCCAAGGGAAATCTTTCCTTTTGGTCCAATAGCTGGTGGTCaccaccaatgccagtcttctgggctgggtGGGCTGTCTTTCGACATCACACTgcccagggacgctggtctcctcggtAGGCACTTCTCCCAACCAACATTCTGGACATCTGGGCAAATCTGTTCTCCCTGTGAAGGTTCCATCACCTCCTAGGAGATCACCCCATCCGCATACAATCAGACAATGCCACAACTGTGGCAtatatcaaccatcaggggggcacccgcagcagggcAGTAATGTGCGATGTGAAGCACATTGTCCGTTGGGCTGAGAGGAACCACTCGGTCATCTCAGCAGTTCACATCCCAGGTGTGGAAAACTGGGCGTCAGACTTCCTCAGCCACCAGGGTGTCGCTTCGGGGGAGAGGTCACTGCATCTGGAGATCTTCCAGCAGGTTTGTCATCGCTGGAGGAATCCAGATGTCGATCTGATGGCACACGAAAAAGGCAACAACTGACAGCACTTCAGATGatcaggatgcacgctccaaagtccatagACCCAATTTGGACAGATACTCACAACTAAAGAAAGGCgagcagcatccaatccaggtgaaaaagtaaaaagttctttattctgccatcaacaCATACAACGTTTCGACCAAAACCAGGTCTTTGTCAAGTATACAGAGAAGTACAAATGGCCACCTTATATATTGTGGAGCTGGGtaagcaccaatcaccatcaagaaaCAGCCTTTATTAAATACACTTAAATAACATAAGAAAACATCACAGTATGTGCACAGAGTATGTGCACCAGAGGTTAGATACACTATCTCAAAACACACCCTCTGTATAGACATCCTAATCATCTAAATCAGTGAATCAGTTGAGATTTAGTCATTGATGGGGTCCCTATGCGGAGGAGAGGAGGGGACAGGGTAAAAATATTGAAACAGAAGGAATTGATCTGTATCCCTGCGCATTTATCTCCGTACCTGAAAATCATTTTTCGCATGGTGCAGGGACTGCGGTCGTTCTCCTCTCACTTTCTCCATTCCGGCCATTCTGGAATTTCTTCAGGCTGGTCTGGACTCGGCAATAGTGCTTAGTTCCCTCAAAGGTCATATTTCTGCCTTATCTGTTTTGTTCAAGTGCAGGATCACTTCCAAACTGCAGGTGAAGACCTTCATTCAGGGGGTCTCAATTTTGGTATCCCCCTATAGAATGCCTTTGGATCCCTGGGACATTAACCTGGTTCTGGATGTTCTACAGAGGTCCCCTTTTGAACCGCTGCAGGATGTCTCTCACCCACCTTTCATGGTAGGCTGTCTTTCTCATCGCGGTGATGTCAATCGGGTGGGTATCCTATCCTGTCGAGCTCCTATTTTTCACCAGGATAAGGTAGTTCTCAGGCCGTCTGTGTCTTTCTTGCCCAAGGTGGTCTCTTCCattcaccttaacgaggacattgtcCTGCCCCTGTTTTGCCCAACACCAATACACCGTTTTGAGAAGACTCTTCACACtctggatctggtgagggctctcaGAAGGTACGTCTCACGGACGGCATTCTTCCGTAAGATGGACACCTTATTCATCTTTCCTGAGGGGCATAGAAAGTGACTTGCCGCCTCTAAGTCCACAATAGCCAGGTGGATCCGCTTGGCTATTCGAGTCTTACCGTGTCAGAAACAGGcctatcccagcagggattaaggcacactccactcgttcGGTGGGGGCCATTTGACACCAGGCGTCGCCAGATCAGGTTTAcaaggctgcgacttggtccagtctgccCACGTTCTAGAAGCATTACAACATCCACACTCCGGCCTCCGCAGATGCGAGCCTTGGAAGACTAATCTTGCAGGCGGCGATAAAAGATCTCTAGGCGGCTGGTGAGTGAGGTTTGGTCTATCCTGTCGGTTTACCTACCCAGGTAATGCTTTATgacatcccatggtcctgtgtcccccaatgaggtgaaggagaaacagggatttttgtgtactcattgtaaaatccttttctctgagccactcattgggggacacagcacccaccctgttggcATAACAGCTTGAGTATGCTTTTTGGTTTGACGTTGGTATACTCTAATATACTTTTCTTGTTTTCCTACTGCTTTGCCACAGAACTGGCTTGGCTGGAGCCAGTttgtgtggtgtatactgcagaggaggagctaatctttTTGTGTCTACTTAGTATCAACCTCCTAATAGTAGcaacataacacccatggtcctgtttcTCCCAATGAGTGGCTCGAAGAAAAGGATTTTTCGGTGAGTGCACAAAAATCCCTGATAACAGGGATGacaatatttttgaacatttctacttaaactatgTTTGAGGATATTTCATtgaaaaataataattggttttattcttagcAGATTACTGTACCAGGAGGAGATCAGAGGGGCAGCtggcatcttcaatttttaaatacgatgatcttgagatcacacaggatacaactgaagtgaatgtCATTatgccagatataccatcatcccttcacagccaaTATCTGTCATCTGAccctttgaaacaggtcctgtcttctgattcattaccgactactaaagaaaatcaaagtcacaaaataagcattaaaaaacaaactgctcctaaatcaAAGAAGCCGTTTTCAccttcagaatatggaaatagctTTCCCTTtgaaaagtcttttcttaaacatcaaacCCTTCACACAGCAGAGAGCAGATTTTCTTGTTcaaagtgtgggaaatgttttatccagaaatcggATTtccttaagcaccagagaatccacacaggggagaagcctttttcatgtccagaatgtgggaaatgttttaaccagaaatcacctCTTGTTAtataccaaagaactcacacaggggagaagccgttttcctgttcagaatgtgggaaatgttttaaccggaaatcacatcttgttatacaccaaagaactcacacaggggagaagccgttttcctgttcagaatgtgggaaatgttttacccggaaatcacatcttgttatacaccaaagaactcacacaggggagaagccgttttcctgttcagcatgtgggaaatgttttaacaataaatcagatttgcttaatcaccagagaacccacacaggggataagcccttttcatgttcagattgtgggaaatcttttaacaagaaatcacaacttgttatacaccaaagaactcacacaggggagaagcctttttcctgttcagaatgtgggaaatgttttaaccagaaaacgcatcttgttatacaccaaagaactcacacgggggagaagcctttttcctgttcagaatgtgggaaatgttttagtcatACATCAcaacttgttatacaccaaagaactcacacaggggagaagcctttttcctgttcagaatgtgggaaatgttttaacataaaatcacatcttgttatacaccaaagaactcacacgggggaaaagcctttttcctgttcagaatgtaagAAATGTTTTAACGAtaaatcagatttgcttaagcacaagagaattcacacaggggagaagcctttttcctgttcagaatgtaagAAATGTTTTAACGAtaaatcagatttgcttaagcacaagagaattcacacaggggagaagcctttttcctgttcagaatgtgggaaatgttttaaccggaaatcacatcttgttaaacaccaaagaactcacacaggggagaagtctttttcatgctcttaatgtgggaaatgttttaagtggaaattgtattttcttaaaggggttgtcctcatgtttcccttgttaaaataaaagaaATCATATTCACCTTCCATGCCAGTGCTGTTCCAGTGGCATTGTCACTCGCTTTCCTGGGGCTCTgttttgtattatatatttttaatatgatttcaacactccaattaatacgaatgatagatatattgattggttttgttattagtgtatatgtgtgtgtatatatatatatatatatatatatatatatatatatatataatctcatgcAAAAAAGAAAAGTCAGAAGGCACTAGGTATATTAGCTTACATAGAAAATCTTCTTACACGCTGGATTCAATTTAGGACACTAGGTGGCACAGCTCAGAATTAGCAATTATCGGGAGGTGCATCACATAAAGTCAGATACTGCTGTAAATGCGTAGAGAGACGAACCGCTTCCACTAACCCGTATTTAAAACACATCCGCACATACCTAAGATTCGCCGACGACGTGTTTATCGTATGGGACGGTCTAAAAGACGAGTTCGACAATTTCGTCAGACATCTAAATACTACTAATAAGGAAAACATGCAATTCACCGCTAATTTCGGTGATAAAACGCTAGAATTTCTAGATGTAAAATTAGAAATCACCGAAGGGAGAATCAATACTAGTGTACACAAAAAATTAACAGCAGTAAATAATTTGTTGCACTTTAATAGTGCTCATCCACTCCATACCAAACAGAGTATACCTTATAGTCAAATGGTTCGCTATaggaaaataaataataacaacGAGTCATTTAACAAACAAATAGCGAATTTAAAGACAGACTTAATAACAAGGAAATACCCTCTCGAAATTCTAACA is a window encoding:
- the LOC138663199 gene encoding oocyte zinc finger protein XlCOF22-like, coding for MDMDRDKMAERILHLTLEILFRLTGEDYTVVKKTSSERCQDPVSEGWGRPLSPITGPPPHPLIHEDINDQKILELTYKMIELLTGEVPIRCQDVAVYFSMEEWEYLEGHKDVYKEVMKEDPQPLTSPDLSSKMTTPERCPRPLLLQDCKQEDSNVPQDHQAEDLTHINTTETYVRGDEWCKEEIPTYDYPDYCTRRRSEGQLASSIFKYDDLEITQDTTEVNVIMPDIPSSLHSQYLSSDPLKQVLSSDSLPTTKENQSHKISIKKQTAPKSKKPFSPSEYGNSFPFEKSFLKHQTLHTAESRFSCSKCGKCFIQKSDFLKHQRIHTGEKPFSCPECGKCFNQKSPLVIYQRTHTGEKPFSCSECGKCFNRKSHLVIHQRTHTGEKPFSCSECGKCFTRKSHLVIHQRTHTGEKPFSCSACGKCFNNKSDLLNHQRTHTGDKPFSCSDCGKSFNKKSQLVIHQRTHTGEKPFSCSECGKCFNQKTHLVIHQRTHTGEKPFSCSECGKCFSHTSQLVIHQRTHTGEKPFSCSECGKCFNIKSHLVIHQRTHTGEKPFSCSECKKCFNDKSDLLKHKRIHTGEKPFSCSECKKCFNDKSDLLKHKRIHTGEKPFSCSECGKCFNRKSHLVKHQRTHTGEKSFSCS